The Paracholeplasma brassicae genome includes the window CGATTCGTACTTAATGTTAAAACGAGATAAAAAAACAAATGACCCCAACCACAGTAAGTACATTGGTGTGGGTGGAAAAGTTGAGCCATGCGAGTCAGTTACCGAATGTCTATTAAGAGAAGTTTATGAGGAAACCGGATTTAAATTGACTGGTTATCATTACCACGGCATCGTCTATTTTCATTCCGATACGTTTGAGTCTGAAGAAATGCACTTGTTTACCTCAAGTGAGTATCTAGGCACCTTAAAAGAAACCATTGAAGGTAGTTTTTATTACGTCAATCAATCAGAGGTCTATGAGCTCAATTTATGGGAAGGCGATCCAATCTTCTTAAAGGCAATCGAAGAAAAACGACCATTTTTTAGACTAAACCTATACTATGAGAAAGATAAACTGATTAGTCATCAGTTTTTAGAAACACATGAATAAAGACATATTTTTTGAAAATGAAGGGCAACAATTTCGCCTAAGAGCGTGTGGTATTATCATTAGAGACCAACAGGTGCTCATGGTAAAAAACGAACAGGATCGTTATTATTACGCGGTCGGTGGTGCAGTCAAACAAAACGAAACCACCGAAGAAGCCGTCATAAGAGAAGTGTTTGAAGAAACCGGACTTAGACTTGAAATCGATCGGCTATTATATGTTCATCAAAACTTTTTCACGTTTCGTGATAAGCCATTTCATGAACTTGCTTTTTATTACTTAATGAAAGATAATCTAGGTGCCATTCAAAGTGACTCTTATAGCTTTGAAGGCGTAAAAGAACACATGGTATTCCTACCCATTAATACCTATCATACCTTTGAGGCTTACCCCAAGTTTTTTGCAGAAGCGTTAAAAAACATCAAAGACGATGTTAGTTTTATTACAACAAGAGAATAAAAACGACTAATTTTTTAGTCGTTTTTTAAATGATTATTCATTTTTGTATGTTTACTTAAGAGTCTAGATAGCGCTTGACCAAATAAGAGCATTAGATAAGCAACTAAGCTAAATCCGAAGAAGTAAATGAGGACAAATAAGGTATGTGGTACGTGAGGCTCAATTAACGATAATACTGGTAACCCATTTTCAAATCGTGAGTTGATAAAAAACATATTGAATGTACCATCGTTGATCAATAGATTAAATAGCCCGTTTAACACAATGGCGCTAAGAACTAAAACACCAAAGGTCGTCATGGCTTGTTTCATGGTTTTGAAGGTAAATTGAACCTTTGATAACAATAAACTCACGCCAACGATAGCCATAAATCCATGATGGACCATGGTTTGGATGTTAATACCAATGGTTTCAACAAAAACAGTCGATGGGTACAACATGACTGCGATGCCTGCAAAAAAGCCGTAAGTGGACTAAAAAAGATAATAAGTGCCCTTCAAGTCGTTCGTTTTGGATATACCATAAAGGACAAACAAATACATTGGGGTTGAACAAAATTGGAAGGGAAACGCATACCACTGATAGTCGTTTGCCTCAAAGGTAAAAATAACTTGTTTGTATATCTCAAAAACTATCATGAATAAGCCTAAAAGCAGTAAGGTTTTCTTAAGTTCTTTTGTGGTGGTTTTCCTAGCGTATTTGACACCCAAAAACATCATCAGAAACATCAATACTAAAAACAAGTAATGAAACCAACTCTCAGAAAATGATTCATAAGCAATGGGGGTTTTCATTTTGTAATCTAAAAATTCTAAAATTTGTTGCATAACAGTTCTCCTCATATAATACATTTATAAAATAAAATAGATTATAGCATTAGGGCAGAAATAAGCATAGATGAATCAAACAAAAACGCATTTTTCACACGAGAAATGTAAAAAAATGCGTTAATTTATAACTCTCTTTCAAACGTCAAATAAAATAGATATGTATCTACCGTGGTAATCTTATTTAAACGGTAGCCAAGTCTGGCTTGTTCATTGATGGCTTCTTCAAGCACTTTTGCGTTTTCTTCCTTATTTTTGAGCATTTTGATTCGTATCGCAACGACTTTGTAATCGTACATATGTGACCTCCTTTGATTCATTATCTAAGCATAGTTTAGCATAAAAATACGGATTAATAAAGATTGTTTTATGATTTTTTATAAAAAAAGAAAAGTGAGGTTCACTTTTCGATTAATAGCACAAATGGCGCATCCGTCTTATTGAGCATTTGGTAGGTACTCACTTGAAATGGTTTTTCTAAGGTTTTTAGATAAGAAAGCAGAAGTAGAGATTCTTTCTTACCTTCCTCATGCCCTTGGTAACAAGTCACTAGAATGAAACGAAGATCAGGTTCTTCTAAGAGTCGTTTGATTGTTTCTAGGGTTATCGTCGCTTTGGTTGTGATGGTTTTATCGCCACTTGGTAAGTAGCCTAGATTAAAGACGGCCCCATCGACGTGATTAACATAGTTTTGGTAATTTTCATGTGAGTCACAAACGAGTCTCACATTTTTGATGTTATGCTCATCCAAACGTTCTTTTGAGATTGAAATGGCTTTTTCTTGAATGTCGAATGCCGTGACGACAGACGCAAGCGTCGATAGTTTTAGTGTATCATAACCATTGCCTAAGGTTAAATCAAGCACATGGTCATCTTTTTTGACGTGGGTGTTTAAATAATAATCAACAAAAAATAGCATCTCATAATGCTTCATAAAGATCACCTTGAAAGAAGTTTTCTTTTCTCATGAGTTTGTCAATTTCGTTTTGAACCACAAATTTCTTTATGGTCCATTTGGGTTCAATTAAGAGTTTTAAAGGCGCATCACCAGTCACACGGTGAACGATGATGTCTTTTCTTAGATGTCTTAATTGTAATACCGTGATATCGACATAGTCTTCTAAGGATAAAATCGGAAATGGGTTCTTTTTATAATCAAACCCCATTTTGGTTTTTTCCATCACATGTAGCATGTGAATCTTGATGCCTTGGATGTCTAGCGTGTTTAGATGTTTTAGGGTGTCAAGCATCATTTCTTTGGTTTCATAAGGTAGGCCATTAATGATGTGAACGACGACCTCAATGCCTCTGTTTCTTAAGGCGAAAACAGCCTCATCAAAACAGGCAAGATCATGCGCCCTGTTAATCAAATCTGAGGTTTCTTGGTGTATCGTTTGAAGCCCAAGCTCAACTTGCACTGGCATCTTTTGGTTTAATTCTTCTAAGTAGTCTAGGACGTCTTTGCCTAGGCTATCTGGTCTTGTTGCTATCGAGATCATTTTGATGTTTGGATCGAGTGTGATTGCCTCATCAAAGAGTGCTTTTATCTTTTCGATTGGGCCGTGTGTGTTGGTATTGGCTTGGAAGTATACGACATAAAATGCCTCATCTTTCCATTTGAGGTGCATCATTTCTTTGATGTTTGTAAATTGTTCTTTTAGTGGCTGATATTTATTACCTGCAAAATCCCCACTACCAAGCGGCGTACAAAACGTACAGCCGCCACGGGCGACGGTACCATCGATATTTGGGCAAGTAAAGTTGCCATTTAATGCGATTTTAAAGACTTTTTTTTGATATTTGGTTCGATAATAATTGTTTAATGTGTTATAATGTTTTTCAGTATTCATCAGATTCATAAAATCACCAATTGTATTTTAACACACCAACACAAATATGTTATAATAAATGATAAGAGGTTTTGATATGATTAAACGATTAAACATCAGTTTGTTTTCCCCAGGTAAAATTGCATTCTTTTTAAAAGATAAGAAAAGATACGTATTAGGCTATCTTTTCCTTTTAACTATGGTGCTTACGATACCAACGGCCATTGAACTCTCATTTGATTCAGGGTTAAGTTCAAGTGAGCTGTCACAATTAAGTACGCAAGTAGAAAAACAAAATATCGACTGTAACATCACCTCAGGCGTTCTATCAAATGCGTGTGAGATTACACCGTTTAACCTTGGGCCGTTTGTCGTTACGACTACTGCGTCAAACGACAGCGAATACTATTTGGTGTTAGCTCAAAACGGGGTTCAATTTTCGTTTATGAACCAAACGCTAATTGAACTGAGTTATCAAGATTTAAACCTAGAAAACATTGACTTATCACTAACAAATGAAACCGATAAAGAGACGTTTGAACAAGCGATTGTGACGTTATTT containing:
- a CDS encoding TIGR01212 family radical SAM protein (This family includes YhcC from E. coli K-12, an uncharacterized radical SAM protein.), with translation MNLMNTEKHYNTLNNYYRTKYQKKVFKIALNGNFTCPNIDGTVARGGCTFCTPLGSGDFAGNKYQPLKEQFTNIKEMMHLKWKDEAFYVVYFQANTNTHGPIEKIKALFDEAITLDPNIKMISIATRPDSLGKDVLDYLEELNQKMPVQVELGLQTIHQETSDLINRAHDLACFDEAVFALRNRGIEVVVHIINGLPYETKEMMLDTLKHLNTLDIQGIKIHMLHVMEKTKMGFDYKKNPFPILSLEDYVDITVLQLRHLRKDIIVHRVTGDAPLKLLIEPKWTIKKFVVQNEIDKLMRKENFFQGDLYEAL
- a CDS encoding class I SAM-dependent methyltransferase — its product is MKHYEMLFFVDYYLNTHVKKDDHVLDLTLGNGYDTLKLSTLASVVTAFDIQEKAISISKERLDEHNIKNVRLVCDSHENYQNYVNHVDGAVFNLGYLPSGDKTITTKATITLETIKRLLEEPDLRFILVTCYQGHEEGKKESLLLLSYLKTLEKPFQVSTYQMLNKTDAPFVLLIEK
- a CDS encoding DUF1189 family protein; the encoded protein is MIKRLNISLFSPGKIAFFLKDKKRYVLGYLFLLTMVLTIPTAIELSFDSGLSSSELSQLSTQVEKQNIDCNITSGVLSNACEITPFNLGPFVVTTTASNDSEYYLVLAQNGVQFSFMNQTLIELSYQDLNLENIDLSLTNETDKETFEQAIVTLFDNTRTQRNTIFVISSFFADYTLFIILALLIAFVYGMMPQRLKYPYRFKMAVYSLSPYVVILLIGKLYGVDELFFIGLFLPYIYMRLAYTGLLNMSKIVIKKEESKD
- a CDS encoding NUDIX hydrolase, producing MNKDIFFENEGQQFRLRACGIIIRDQQVLMVKNEQDRYYYAVGGAVKQNETTEEAVIREVFEETGLRLEIDRLLYVHQNFFTFRDKPFHELAFYYLMKDNLGAIQSDSYSFEGVKEHMVFLPINTYHTFEAYPKFFAEALKNIKDDVSFITTRE
- a CDS encoding YwaF family protein; the protein is MQQILEFLDYKMKTPIAYESFSESWFHYLFLVLMFLMMFLGVKYARKTTTKELKKTLLLLGLFMIVFEIYKQVIFTFEANDYQWYAFPFQFCSTPMYLFVLYGISKTNDLKGTYYLF
- a CDS encoding NUDIX hydrolase, with the protein product MKKTTLCYLIKDDSYLMLKRDKKTNDPNHSKYIGVGGKVEPCESVTECLLREVYEETGFKLTGYHYHGIVYFHSDTFESEEMHLFTSSEYLGTLKETIEGSFYYVNQSEVYELNLWEGDPIFLKAIEEKRPFFRLNLYYEKDKLISHQFLETHE
- a CDS encoding DUF4177 domain-containing protein; the protein is MYDYKVVAIRIKMLKNKEENAKVLEEAINEQARLGYRLNKITTVDTYLFYLTFEREL